In one window of Cytophagaceae bacterium ABcell3 DNA:
- a CDS encoding rubredoxin, whose protein sequence is MKTIKILTRGGNVSVGELRRIIMAANHFGVSDIQVGNRQELLFRVDEKYLSDLNSRLSNIIYDKVEDPGIYHNIISSFPYADILPSTRWLSEGAYLEILESFDFSPVLKVSLCDPAQGMVPIINGDLNFIASEHDEYWFLKIRMPGSNKTETFPALVASTDIAELTEVLQNIILTGEKVPFSSVIDQVYAYEKWHFRVIDRELALDRPHFSYLDGFQSSGEKYWLGIFQNSNKYSIKLLEDLCIQCVSNNIGSILLSTRNSFIIKNINKKSVPDWEIILGKHGILSQHSSLDLCWTLPVGKEKFLKLKKEIISKVKDQGLRVGNLSFAITEDCHSAMASIIIENKCAIPQLNLFNSYNIWYRKDFNPFSEELIPFSGNIPKRDIASILCWLVEKHYDDLRKPVQKTKEAVRPKEKTSSDKTTGNTMYMCSCCMTLYDESLGDESASVPAGTSFKALPDNYGCSVCGSGKDKFVPADIRILSGNHVPELE, encoded by the coding sequence ATGAAGACCATCAAAATATTGACCCGTGGAGGAAATGTTTCTGTGGGTGAACTCCGAAGGATTATTATGGCGGCCAATCATTTTGGTGTCTCTGATATCCAAGTGGGAAACAGGCAGGAACTGCTATTTCGTGTTGATGAAAAGTACCTGTCCGATTTAAACTCTCGTTTAAGTAATATTATCTATGATAAAGTTGAAGATCCTGGAATTTATCATAACATAATATCATCTTTTCCTTATGCTGATATTTTGCCTTCCACTCGATGGTTGTCCGAGGGTGCATATCTAGAAATATTAGAGTCTTTCGACTTTAGTCCTGTTTTGAAGGTGTCTCTATGTGATCCAGCCCAAGGTATGGTGCCAATTATTAACGGAGACCTTAATTTTATTGCCTCTGAACACGATGAGTATTGGTTTCTGAAAATCAGGATGCCTGGGTCCAACAAAACAGAAACCTTTCCTGCTTTGGTCGCCAGTACAGATATTGCTGAACTGACGGAAGTTTTGCAAAATATCATATTGACTGGTGAAAAGGTGCCTTTTTCATCTGTTATCGATCAAGTGTACGCTTATGAAAAATGGCATTTTAGGGTAATTGACCGGGAGCTCGCTTTAGATAGACCTCACTTTTCTTACCTTGATGGCTTTCAGTCCTCTGGCGAAAAGTATTGGTTGGGGATCTTTCAGAACAGCAACAAGTACTCTATAAAGTTGCTTGAAGACTTGTGCATCCAATGTGTTAGTAATAACATAGGGAGTATATTACTATCAACCAGAAACTCCTTTATTATAAAGAACATAAATAAAAAGTCCGTTCCGGATTGGGAAATTATCTTAGGCAAGCATGGTATACTTTCTCAACACTCATCACTTGACCTTTGTTGGACTTTGCCTGTGGGAAAAGAGAAGTTTCTTAAGCTGAAAAAAGAAATCATTTCCAAAGTTAAAGACCAGGGTTTACGTGTCGGTAATTTAAGTTTTGCCATCACAGAGGACTGCCATAGCGCTATGGCTTCAATTATTATTGAAAACAAATGCGCCATACCTCAATTGAACCTGTTTAACAGCTACAATATCTGGTATAGGAAAGACTTTAACCCTTTTAGTGAAGAGTTGATCCCTTTCTCAGGAAATATACCGAAAAGAGACATTGCTTCTATTTTATGTTGGCTGGTTGAAAAGCATTATGATGATTTGAGAAAGCCTGTGCAGAAGACCAAGGAAGCAGTTCGGCCAAAAGAAAAAACATCGAGTGATAAAACAACTGGCAATACCATGTACATGTGCAGTTGCTGTATGACTTTATATGATGAATCTCTTGGAGATGAAAGTGCTTCTGTTCCGGCTGGGACTTCCTTCAAAGCTTTGCCAGATAATTATGGTTGCAGCGTTTGCGGTTCTGGAAAGGACAAGTTTGTTCCGGCAGATATAAGGATTTTATCAGGCAACCATGTTCCCGAGTTAGAATAA
- a CDS encoding response regulator transcription factor produces the protein MKPIKIIIADDHAIVRDGIRSTLSEERNFKIIGEASNGIEAVELVKLIGPDILLIDITMPEMNGLEAVEVVSKKYPETRCVIFSMHDKEEYVLQSLEAGAFGYLLKDTGREEIIRAINTVSKGGRHFTGAVSEVLISSYLKKVNQDVDVQPYKDETNTLTKRERGILKFIVEGMNNREIAEKLNISIRTIETHRSNMMRKVNARNAIDLVKIAISDNLV, from the coding sequence ATGAAACCAATTAAAATAATCATTGCGGACGACCATGCAATTGTTAGAGATGGCATACGGTCTACCTTAAGTGAAGAAAGAAACTTTAAGATAATAGGGGAGGCTTCTAATGGTATTGAAGCAGTTGAGCTAGTTAAACTTATTGGGCCAGATATTCTCTTAATAGACATTACTATGCCAGAAATGAATGGCCTAGAAGCGGTAGAGGTTGTTTCAAAGAAATACCCTGAAACACGCTGTGTTATTTTTTCAATGCATGACAAAGAAGAGTATGTGCTCCAGTCATTAGAAGCAGGCGCGTTTGGATATCTCCTTAAGGATACTGGTAGGGAAGAAATTATTCGTGCTATAAATACCGTATCTAAAGGTGGTCGCCATTTTACTGGAGCCGTTTCAGAAGTGTTGATTTCAAGTTATTTGAAGAAGGTTAATCAGGATGTTGATGTCCAGCCTTACAAAGATGAAACAAACACCTTGACAAAAAGAGAAAGAGGAATTTTGAAATTTATTGTGGAGGGCATGAACAATAGGGAGATTGCAGAAAAGCTAAACATCAGCATTCGGACTATAGAGACACACCGCTCAAACATGATGCGCAAGGTCAACGCACGAAATGCTATAGATCTAGTGAAAATTGCAATTTCTGATAACCTGGTTTAG
- a CDS encoding glycosyltransferase, with amino-acid sequence MKSSKQFSDALLLEVAWEVCNQVGGIYTVIRSKVPAMCEKWGGNYCLIGPYFHNKAQAEFDPIEDYSDPFGQAVLKMRDMGFEVFYGKWLVSGRPRVVLINPYSAFHKLNEIKYYLWEHHQLTSKDLDELYDQVVSFGYLVKVYLAELSNAQANEKKVLAHFHEWMVGTAIPGIKHDGIKVSTVFTTHATLLGRYLAMNNPYFYDHLPWLDWLKEAQYFNIEPQVRIERAAAHGADVFSTVSDVTAKECTHLLGRDVDLILPNGLNIQRFIALHEFQNLHLEYKEQIHQFVMGHFFQSYSFDLDKTLYFFTSGRYEYRNKGYDLTLEALARLNWRMREANMDTTVVMFFITKQPYHSINPSALQSRAIMEEIRETCEAIEKQVGNRLFCAAAASSDAKVPDLNHFVDDYWRLRLRRTIQSWKSAGLPLIVTHNLINDQKDEILNFLRMANLVNNEHDRVKIVYHPDFISPTNPLFGMEYGQFIRGCHLGVFPSYYEPWGYTPLESIASGVPAVTSDLTGFGDYVKKAMPDHNDNGLYVVQRKDRSFDDAANQLTDMLFEFVKQTRRDRIQQRNMVEAASEGFDWKHLAAFYDQAYEKALSFQ; translated from the coding sequence ATGAAGTCTTCAAAACAATTTTCGGATGCATTATTGCTGGAAGTAGCTTGGGAGGTATGTAACCAAGTAGGTGGGATCTACACTGTAATTAGATCTAAAGTTCCTGCAATGTGTGAAAAGTGGGGGGGTAATTATTGTTTAATAGGTCCATATTTCCATAACAAGGCACAAGCTGAATTTGACCCCATAGAGGACTATTCGGATCCTTTTGGGCAGGCTGTGCTGAAAATGCGGGATATGGGTTTTGAAGTCTTTTATGGAAAATGGCTTGTTTCGGGGAGGCCAAGGGTGGTTCTTATTAACCCATACAGTGCCTTTCATAAATTGAATGAAATAAAATATTACCTGTGGGAGCACCACCAGTTGACTTCTAAAGACCTTGACGAGCTTTATGATCAGGTAGTTTCTTTTGGATATTTGGTGAAAGTATATCTGGCAGAGTTGTCAAATGCTCAGGCCAATGAAAAGAAAGTGCTTGCACATTTTCACGAGTGGATGGTTGGTACTGCTATACCGGGCATCAAGCATGACGGCATCAAAGTATCTACTGTTTTTACTACCCATGCCACCTTGCTTGGGAGGTATCTGGCCATGAACAACCCATATTTCTATGATCATTTGCCTTGGCTGGACTGGCTAAAAGAAGCACAGTACTTTAACATTGAGCCTCAAGTGCGTATTGAGAGGGCCGCAGCCCATGGTGCTGATGTGTTTTCTACAGTGAGTGATGTCACTGCAAAAGAGTGTACCCATTTACTTGGCAGGGATGTTGACCTTATTTTGCCAAATGGATTAAATATCCAACGGTTTATAGCACTCCATGAGTTTCAGAACCTGCATCTTGAATATAAAGAGCAGATCCATCAATTTGTCATGGGACATTTCTTCCAGAGCTATTCTTTTGACCTTGATAAAACCTTATATTTTTTCACTTCAGGAAGATATGAATATAGAAATAAAGGGTATGACCTAACACTGGAAGCGCTGGCCAGGCTGAACTGGCGCATGAGAGAGGCTAATATGGACACCACGGTGGTTATGTTCTTTATTACAAAGCAGCCTTATCACTCTATCAATCCTAGTGCATTGCAGTCGCGGGCCATCATGGAGGAAATCCGGGAAACTTGTGAAGCTATAGAAAAGCAAGTAGGTAACCGGCTGTTCTGTGCCGCAGCGGCTTCTAGTGATGCCAAAGTACCCGACTTAAATCATTTTGTAGACGATTATTGGAGGTTGCGTCTAAGAAGGACTATACAGTCGTGGAAATCTGCAGGTCTTCCACTTATTGTTACCCATAACCTTATCAATGACCAGAAAGATGAAATCCTCAATTTCCTTAGAATGGCCAATTTGGTGAACAATGAGCATGATAGGGTTAAAATCGTTTACCATCCAGATTTTATTTCTCCTACAAATCCGCTGTTTGGAATGGAATACGGTCAGTTTATTCGTGGCTGTCACCTAGGTGTTTTCCCTAGTTACTACGAACCTTGGGGGTATACACCTTTAGAGTCTATTGCTAGTGGAGTGCCTGCTGTTACAAGTGACCTTACAGGATTTGGTGACTATGTGAAGAAGGCTATGCCAGACCATAATGATAATGGCCTTTATGTAGTGCAACGAAAAGACAGGAGCTTTGACGATGCGGCAAACCAGCTTACAGACATGTTGTTTGAGTTTGTTAAACAAACCCGACGTGACAGGATTCAGCAAAGAAATATGGTAGAAGCTGCATCTGAAGGATTTGACTGGAAACACTTAGCTGCGTTTTATGATCAAGCTTATGAAAAGGCGCTTAGCTTCCAATAA
- a CDS encoding molybdopterin-dependent oxidoreductase: MPSDCNNSYKTVCSYCGVGCGIEVKKDSRGMLDLKGDPDYPVNKGMLCSKGMNLHYTVMDKSDRILYPEMRWNRNMQRKRVSWDVAMERAAAVFKSIIDRYGPDAVGFYVSGQCLTEEYYIVNKLTKGFIGTNNIDTNSRLCMSSAVAGYKMTLGEDAVPVSYEDIELADCFFIAGANPAWCHPILFRRLEAHKEKNPDVKIIVADPRETQTCAIADLHLQLNPGTDIVLFNAIARCLIEADKIDMDFILGHTDGFEALKAKAYEKTIDEAANICGLSVKEIHRAAELIGRSKGFITMWTMGLNQSSVGVNKNLALINLNLITGKIGKPGSGPFSLTGQPNAMGGREVGGLSNLLPAHRNLQNPQHRQEVADFWDVPSVPDKPGLTATEMFDNLLSGKMKAVWVICTNPVVSLPDARKVEMALRKASFVIVQDISSASATVPYADLVLPAAGFMEKEGTMTNSERRITYLPKIIDAPGEALPDSEILCRFAKKMGFEKAFDFKSASDVYAEHCALTKGTNIDISGLSYDILKEQRSVQWPFPEGNQVGTDRLFTDHKFYTENSKAKLHAVADENTSETVSESYPLVLTTGRIRDQWHTMTRTGKVGKLNQHIDRPYLEINPADAEQRGLRENECVEIFSKRGNVKVIAKLNHGIKKGTVFMPMHWGKVLDDDSGRANNLTNPLLDPVSKEPDFKYSAVEVRKIRHSPRKIVIAGAGAAAFGFIESYRKQNAADEIHVFSKEDNPFYNRVLLPEFISGKKMWDSLVKMPDHMFEEYNIYVHKGVGIDKVDPKLKCIKDGNGKLHSYDILILGTGSRPAVPKDVPKEMRGIFTMRRKEDADAFRNSLKPGSKVVVVGGGLLGLELADSLYELSIPVKVVQRSSRLMDRQLDKFASNLLNEELQERGIEIFYNDEVCSHIGNESIKGVRLRSGRRVDCDALVYAIGTIPNIGIAREAGLKCNRGVVVNDYMQTSDPSIFALGEIAEHRQMLYGITAAAEEQAGLLARYLSGDNFATYSGSLFMNILKVSDLNLCSLGVVEIPDGDPDYEEITYVDKASRYYKKCILYKDKLVGAIMYGDKSKFNDFREMIKNQIEVGAKRQELILGASDSKPVIGKLVCSCNNVGEGNIEEAIKQGCSTLQSVCSKTAAGTGCGSCKPEIINILQKLEVTA, translated from the coding sequence ATGCCTTCTGATTGTAACAATAGCTATAAAACAGTATGCTCTTATTGTGGTGTGGGATGTGGAATAGAAGTTAAAAAAGACAGTAGGGGAATGCTTGACTTGAAAGGGGACCCTGACTACCCTGTCAATAAAGGTATGCTTTGCTCTAAAGGTATGAACCTGCACTATACCGTAATGGACAAGAGCGATAGGATTTTATATCCTGAAATGCGGTGGAACAGGAATATGCAGCGTAAACGTGTAAGCTGGGATGTGGCTATGGAGAGGGCGGCAGCGGTATTTAAAAGTATTATTGATCGGTATGGCCCAGATGCTGTCGGCTTTTATGTTTCTGGACAATGTTTGACAGAGGAATACTACATTGTAAATAAATTGACCAAAGGTTTTATTGGTACCAATAATATTGATACCAACTCCAGGTTGTGTATGAGTTCCGCAGTAGCGGGCTATAAAATGACTTTAGGGGAGGATGCCGTTCCTGTAAGTTATGAAGATATAGAACTTGCCGATTGCTTTTTCATTGCTGGAGCAAACCCTGCTTGGTGTCATCCCATTTTGTTTCGCAGGCTTGAGGCGCACAAGGAGAAAAACCCTGATGTAAAGATTATAGTCGCTGACCCTAGGGAAACCCAGACCTGTGCTATTGCAGACCTTCACTTGCAATTAAACCCAGGTACTGATATTGTGCTTTTTAATGCTATTGCCAGATGCCTTATAGAGGCGGATAAAATTGATATGGATTTTATTTTAGGCCATACTGATGGATTTGAAGCACTAAAAGCTAAAGCATATGAAAAAACTATTGATGAAGCTGCAAATATCTGTGGATTGTCTGTAAAAGAGATTCATAGGGCTGCTGAATTGATTGGTCGCTCCAAAGGGTTTATCACTATGTGGACTATGGGACTTAACCAGAGTTCGGTTGGGGTAAATAAGAATCTTGCACTGATAAACCTGAATTTAATTACTGGAAAAATCGGCAAGCCTGGTAGTGGGCCTTTTTCATTGACCGGCCAACCTAATGCTATGGGCGGTCGTGAGGTTGGTGGACTGTCCAATCTATTGCCTGCCCATAGAAATTTACAAAATCCACAACACAGACAAGAAGTTGCTGATTTCTGGGACGTGCCTTCTGTTCCTGACAAGCCTGGCCTTACCGCTACCGAAATGTTTGATAACTTGCTCTCCGGTAAGATGAAAGCCGTATGGGTTATATGTACCAACCCTGTAGTAAGTCTTCCCGATGCCCGTAAGGTTGAAATGGCTTTGAGAAAGGCGTCTTTTGTTATTGTTCAAGATATTTCTTCGGCATCTGCGACAGTTCCTTATGCAGATTTAGTTTTGCCAGCCGCAGGCTTTATGGAAAAAGAAGGGACTATGACTAATTCAGAAAGGCGTATAACTTACCTACCTAAAATTATTGATGCTCCTGGAGAAGCCTTGCCTGACAGTGAAATATTGTGCCGCTTTGCAAAGAAAATGGGCTTTGAAAAAGCTTTTGATTTTAAATCGGCGAGTGATGTCTATGCAGAACATTGCGCATTGACTAAAGGAACCAATATAGATATCAGTGGCCTTTCTTATGACATCTTGAAAGAACAGAGGTCTGTACAGTGGCCTTTCCCTGAGGGAAATCAAGTCGGTACTGATAGACTGTTTACTGATCATAAATTTTATACGGAAAATAGTAAGGCCAAACTACATGCGGTCGCTGATGAAAATACTTCTGAAACGGTATCTGAAAGCTATCCTCTTGTCCTGACTACAGGCCGTATACGTGACCAATGGCATACAATGACAAGGACAGGGAAAGTAGGAAAACTGAACCAGCATATTGATAGACCTTACCTTGAAATCAACCCTGCTGATGCTGAGCAGAGGGGACTTAGAGAGAATGAGTGCGTTGAAATTTTTAGCAAGCGTGGCAATGTAAAAGTAATAGCCAAGCTAAACCATGGAATCAAGAAAGGCACGGTGTTTATGCCTATGCATTGGGGCAAAGTACTTGATGATGATTCTGGAAGGGCAAATAACCTTACGAACCCTTTGTTGGATCCAGTTTCAAAAGAGCCAGATTTTAAATATTCGGCTGTAGAGGTTCGTAAAATTCGCCACAGCCCAAGAAAAATTGTCATTGCCGGTGCAGGAGCTGCGGCCTTCGGGTTTATAGAGAGCTATAGAAAGCAAAATGCTGCTGACGAAATTCATGTGTTTAGTAAAGAGGATAACCCATTTTATAATAGGGTTTTACTGCCTGAGTTTATTAGTGGCAAGAAAATGTGGGATAGCTTAGTGAAAATGCCGGACCACATGTTTGAGGAATATAATATTTATGTACATAAAGGTGTAGGCATTGATAAAGTAGACCCTAAACTTAAATGTATTAAAGATGGAAATGGAAAGTTGCATTCGTACGATATACTGATATTGGGTACAGGTAGCCGACCTGCTGTTCCGAAGGATGTGCCTAAAGAAATGAGAGGTATATTTACTATGAGACGCAAAGAAGATGCTGATGCTTTCAGGAATTCTCTTAAGCCTGGTAGTAAAGTTGTGGTGGTTGGCGGTGGCCTTCTTGGGCTTGAATTGGCTGACTCTCTTTATGAGCTTTCAATTCCTGTCAAAGTAGTTCAGCGTTCCTCGAGACTTATGGACCGGCAGCTGGATAAGTTTGCCAGCAACCTTTTAAATGAAGAGTTGCAGGAACGGGGGATAGAGATATTTTATAATGACGAAGTCTGTAGTCATATCGGAAACGAAAGCATAAAAGGGGTAAGGTTACGAAGTGGACGTCGTGTAGATTGCGATGCCTTGGTATATGCCATTGGTACTATTCCTAATATAGGTATAGCCAGAGAGGCAGGACTAAAATGCAATAGGGGAGTGGTAGTAAATGACTACATGCAGACCAGTGACCCTTCTATTTTCGCTTTAGGAGAAATAGCAGAGCACCGCCAGATGCTATACGGGATCACAGCAGCCGCGGAAGAACAGGCCGGGCTACTTGCTCGGTACCTATCCGGCGATAACTTTGCCACATATTCTGGTTCGTTGTTTATGAACATCTTAAAAGTTTCTGATCTTAACTTATGTTCTTTAGGTGTGGTAGAAATACCTGACGGTGACCCTGACTACGAAGAAATAACTTATGTTGATAAAGCTTCTAGGTATTACAAAAAGTGTATTTTGTACAAGGATAAGCTTGTGGGGGCAATCATGTATGGCGATAAATCCAAGTTCAATGACTTTAGGGAAATGATCAAAAACCAGATTGAAGTTGGGGCAAAGAGACAAGAGCTTATCCTTGGTGCTTCAGATTCTAAACCTGTTATAGGCAAACTGGTTTGCTCGTGCAACAATGTGGGTGAAGGAAATATTGAAGAAGCTATTAAGCAAGGCTGTAGTACATTGCAAAGTGTGTGCAGTAAGACTGCAGCTGGCACTGGGTGTGGAAGTTGCAAACCAGAAATTATTAATATTCTTCAGAAATTGGAGGTGACTGCATGA
- a CDS encoding response regulator, translating to MKQIVFLMGFRMRKLNAILLVDDDQITNFINKRLIKKLEVADDIQVALNGEEALNLIKKCQKEEVECPDVIFLDINMPVTDGFGFLKAFEGMDVNKDVNVIVLTTSSNPKDIKNLESYQIKGFLNKPLTEEKVKEVIEEL from the coding sequence ATGAAACAGATTGTTTTTCTTATGGGGTTTAGGATGAGAAAGTTAAATGCAATTTTGCTGGTAGATGACGATCAGATAACTAATTTTATCAATAAGCGGCTTATAAAAAAACTAGAAGTAGCCGACGACATTCAAGTAGCTTTAAATGGCGAAGAGGCGTTGAATTTGATAAAAAAATGCCAGAAGGAAGAGGTTGAGTGCCCTGATGTTATCTTTCTTGATATTAATATGCCAGTTACAGATGGCTTTGGCTTCTTGAAAGCTTTTGAAGGCATGGATGTTAATAAGGATGTAAATGTTATTGTCCTCACTACTTCATCTAATCCTAAGGATATTAAAAACCTTGAAAGTTATCAGATAAAAGGTTTTCTTAATAAACCTTTGACTGAAGAAAAAGTGAAAGAGGTCATAGAAGAACTGTAG
- a CDS encoding MFS transporter: MNQIISAKATKINLFSLKAPHMRVFHLTWLAFFLCFFGWFGIAPLMAIVREELNLTKPEIGNVIICSVAITVFSRLLFGWLCDRIGPRVSYAFLLILGSIPVMSIGLSNSYESFMIFRLAIGVIGAAFVITQYHTTAMFASNVVGTANATTAGWGNLGGGITQMVMPLVFSFFVLIGYADAIAWRLAMVVPGLIMLIMGIVYLRYTKDTPEGNFKDLPENHPLKYRKKEKGESSSFLTAIKDIRVWALFLIYGACFGVELTINNIAAIYFVDNFSLSITSAGLIAGLFGLMNLFARTLGGFFGDRAGKTGGLKGRVLFLGAILFLEGIALVMFASIDILLPAILAMIVFSLFTQMAEGATFSVVPFVNRKAVGTIAGIVGAGGNAGAVLAGFLLKTESMTYQEGLLMLGVIVSVISFSCFLIRFSESDEEAVRIEMKNIAKSLEAQKEQVKPELSKEPAVV; encoded by the coding sequence ATGAATCAGATAATCAGTGCTAAAGCTACTAAGATTAACCTTTTTTCGCTTAAGGCACCACATATGCGTGTGTTCCACCTTACTTGGTTGGCATTTTTCCTTTGTTTCTTCGGGTGGTTTGGTATAGCTCCCCTTATGGCCATTGTCAGAGAGGAGTTGAATTTAACTAAACCTGAGATTGGCAATGTAATTATCTGTTCGGTAGCTATAACCGTTTTTTCCAGATTGCTCTTTGGTTGGCTCTGTGATAGGATTGGGCCAAGGGTTTCTTATGCTTTTTTGCTTATTCTTGGTTCAATACCTGTAATGTCGATAGGGCTAAGCAATAGTTATGAAAGTTTTATGATTTTCCGTTTGGCCATAGGTGTAATAGGCGCCGCATTTGTTATTACTCAATACCATACCACCGCTATGTTTGCCTCCAATGTAGTAGGTACGGCCAATGCTACTACTGCCGGCTGGGGTAATTTAGGTGGTGGAATTACACAAATGGTTATGCCACTTGTGTTCAGCTTCTTTGTGTTAATTGGATATGCCGATGCTATTGCGTGGCGTCTCGCCATGGTTGTTCCAGGTTTGATCATGTTAATAATGGGTATTGTATACCTTCGTTATACCAAGGATACCCCAGAAGGAAATTTTAAAGACCTGCCTGAAAACCATCCATTAAAATACAGAAAAAAGGAAAAGGGTGAAAGCTCTTCTTTTTTGACCGCTATAAAAGATATAAGGGTATGGGCGCTTTTCCTTATTTATGGTGCTTGCTTTGGTGTAGAACTCACTATTAATAATATAGCGGCTATATATTTTGTCGATAATTTTAGCCTTAGTATAACCAGTGCAGGATTGATAGCTGGACTGTTTGGTTTAATGAACCTTTTTGCACGTACATTGGGAGGTTTTTTTGGTGACCGGGCAGGTAAAACTGGCGGTTTAAAGGGCAGGGTGCTGTTTTTAGGGGCTATTTTGTTTTTAGAAGGTATTGCACTTGTAATGTTTGCCTCTATCGATATTCTCCTCCCTGCGATTTTGGCTATGATTGTTTTCAGTCTTTTTACGCAAATGGCTGAAGGAGCTACATTTTCTGTGGTGCCTTTTGTTAACCGGAAAGCTGTCGGTACCATTGCAGGAATCGTTGGTGCCGGTGGTAATGCGGGAGCCGTTTTGGCTGGTTTTTTATTGAAAACCGAGAGTATGACTTATCAAGAAGGTTTGCTTATGTTAGGGGTAATTGTTTCTGTCATTTCCTTTAGCTGCTTTTTAATTAGGTTCTCTGAATCTGACGAAGAAGCTGTTAGGATAGAAATGAAAAATATAGCTAAATCTTTAGAAGCTCAAAAAGAGCAAGTGAAGCCGGAGTTGAGCAAAGAGCCGGCAGTTGTATAA
- a CDS encoding alginate export family protein, with product MKSIRIILFVLLSCMTASVYAQFTISGQVRTRTEFRDGWGTLPVEGASPNFFTSQRTRLNVGYKMDRLNFFIAAQDIRVWGADMSTIANAVGSWTFLHEGWGEITLTDTASNMGDLYFKLGRQEIKYDDARLLGNLDWLQQARRHDAAILKYRYNGFEADLGAAYNQGHMVDVLGHGNYYPGVPAATIHPGNPVGFPPGTNALPLNYKSMQYLYLAKKTNIGRATALVFKDDFQEIGGRGTNSRITAGGTFFGNISPVKFQLGGYYQGNNDPLGNTLDAYNLLANVSYNVKKFTFTGGFDLLSGQNSVDPEGRNTRFDPLYGTPHLFWGFMDYFYVATPYGLPGTGMATSPGLLDVYAKASYKVNSKFNALVHVHNFSAAAPVAGPDGEAMDSRLGTEIDLVFNYTIAKNVTVQGAYCMMFGTETMNRVKHPTAARIDSGTTPFAAGTDQRLFGQWAYLMINMTPSFLN from the coding sequence ATGAAATCAATAAGAATCATATTATTCGTGCTTTTGTCTTGCATGACTGCAAGTGTATATGCTCAATTCACTATAAGTGGTCAGGTTCGAACCCGGACGGAATTCCGTGATGGGTGGGGGACACTTCCCGTAGAGGGGGCAAGCCCTAACTTCTTCACCTCCCAACGTACTCGCCTTAATGTCGGTTATAAGATGGACCGGTTAAATTTTTTTATAGCTGCTCAAGATATTAGGGTTTGGGGTGCCGATATGTCTACTATTGCCAATGCGGTTGGCTCTTGGACTTTTCTTCATGAAGGGTGGGGGGAAATTACCTTGACTGACACTGCATCTAACATGGGGGATCTCTACTTTAAGTTAGGTAGACAGGAAATTAAGTATGATGATGCAAGGCTTTTGGGTAACCTTGACTGGTTGCAACAAGCCAGAAGGCACGATGCTGCAATTTTAAAGTATAGGTATAATGGGTTTGAAGCGGACTTAGGTGCTGCGTACAATCAAGGACATATGGTAGATGTGCTAGGTCATGGTAACTATTACCCGGGAGTGCCCGCAGCTACTATTCATCCAGGAAATCCTGTGGGCTTTCCTCCAGGAACAAATGCGCTTCCTTTGAATTATAAATCAATGCAATATTTGTACTTGGCTAAAAAAACTAATATAGGCCGTGCGACAGCTTTGGTGTTTAAAGATGACTTTCAAGAAATTGGCGGACGTGGTACCAATAGCAGGATTACAGCAGGTGGTACCTTCTTTGGGAATATATCCCCTGTTAAGTTTCAACTAGGAGGATACTATCAAGGTAATAACGATCCGCTTGGCAATACGTTGGATGCTTATAATCTATTGGCTAATGTTTCCTATAACGTAAAAAAGTTTACATTTACTGGAGGGTTTGACTTGTTGTCAGGTCAAAATTCAGTTGATCCAGAAGGTAGAAACACAAGGTTTGACCCTCTTTATGGTACACCGCACCTTTTCTGGGGTTTTATGGACTACTTTTATGTTGCTACACCTTATGGCCTTCCTGGAACAGGTATGGCTACTTCTCCAGGATTGTTGGATGTATATGCTAAAGCTAGTTATAAAGTTAACAGCAAGTTTAATGCGCTGGTACATGTTCACAACTTTAGCGCGGCTGCACCAGTAGCAGGGCCTGATGGCGAGGCTATGGATAGTAGGTTAGGTACAGAAATTGACTTGGTATTTAATTATACAATCGCTAAAAATGTGACTGTCCAAGGGGCTTATTGCATGATGTTTGGAACAGAAACAATGAACAGGGTCAAACATCCAACAGCCGCTAGGATAGACAGTGGAACTACACCTTTTGCGGCGGGTACAGACCAGCGTCTATTCGGACAGTGGGCATACTTAATGATCAATATGACACCTAGTTTTTTAAACTGA